From a single Nostoc sp. MS1 genomic region:
- a CDS encoding FecR family protein, with protein sequence MRLKLLPLFSILLYGLTVFIASPQVDANTPLTRAEIQSLRNFVQLILRNSQNKRPAKPADAIIPGDGLATGRASLADLRFNDGSLARIGEQAVFQFMPRTRNFRLSNGTVLLLIPPGRGQTRIQTPSATAAIRGSALFVRYDQKTDTTIVGALTNSGIAVSNKNASQTQSLQAGQLLVIVKGQFQGLYDFDLRNFYETSELTEGLDLTRQNPSATVDPAIASVQAEIIAALATQSPVTGQGVVENPAFLKLTTTSPTVTNEESEQVNSTPDDSLVNSLIETGEVLFHNAQRPTNNVDSVSNNPSNNPTVTPIPINTNPGNSNNSGGNSAGNPGNDKPVGNAGEDRGNGNQTTPPPTPQPPTPQPEITPSPTPQPEITPTPTPPTPPTPTPTPQPETPRDDEPAPPP encoded by the coding sequence ATGCGTTTAAAGCTGTTACCATTATTTTCAATCTTATTATACGGGTTAACGGTATTTATAGCGTCACCTCAAGTAGATGCCAATACTCCTTTAACTCGTGCGGAAATTCAAAGTCTTCGTAATTTCGTACAATTGATTCTCCGTAATTCTCAGAATAAGCGTCCAGCAAAACCAGCAGATGCCATAATTCCAGGCGATGGCCTAGCAACTGGTCGAGCTTCTTTAGCAGATTTGCGTTTTAACGATGGCTCTTTGGCGCGGATTGGTGAACAAGCAGTTTTTCAGTTTATGCCAAGGACTCGAAATTTTAGATTGTCCAATGGAACAGTATTACTACTAATTCCACCGGGAAGAGGGCAAACACGTATTCAAACACCAAGTGCAACAGCCGCTATTCGTGGCTCTGCATTATTTGTCCGTTATGACCAAAAAACAGATACTACAATTGTTGGGGCGCTAACAAATAGTGGCATAGCAGTTTCTAATAAGAACGCATCACAAACTCAGTCATTACAAGCAGGTCAACTTTTAGTTATAGTTAAAGGTCAATTCCAAGGTTTATACGATTTTGATTTACGAAATTTTTATGAAACAAGTGAGTTAACTGAGGGGTTAGATTTAACTAGACAAAATCCCTCGGCAACAGTAGATCCAGCTATTGCTAGTGTACAAGCAGAAATTATTGCCGCTTTAGCAACACAGTCACCAGTTACAGGTCAAGGAGTGGTAGAAAACCCTGCTTTTTTAAAACTAACTACCACCTCCCCTACCGTTACCAATGAGGAATCTGAGCAAGTAAATTCCACACCAGATGATTCGCTGGTTAATTCTTTAATAGAAACAGGAGAAGTTCTGTTTCATAATGCACAGCGACCAACAAATAATGTAGACAGTGTAAGTAACAATCCCAGTAATAACCCAACAGTTACTCCAATTCCAATAAATACGAATCCAGGTAACAGTAATAATTCAGGAGGAAATTCTGCTGGTAATCCAGGTAATGACAAACCAGTTGGTAATGCTGGTGAAGACCGTGGTAACGGTAATCAAACTACGCCACCTCCAACCCCACAACCTCCAACTCCACAACCAGAAATTACGCCATCTCCAACTCCACAACCAGAAATTACGCCAACGCCAACTCCGCCAACTCCGCCAACTCCAACGCCAACTCCACAACCAGAAACTCCGCGTGACGATGAACCGGCTCCACCTCCTTAG